The genomic DNA CAGCGAGCCCAGGTGATCGAACCCGATGCTGCTTCGGTACAGGGGGGAGAGGTCGACTTTACCCATAACACATCCTCCTTAAAGCGATACGAAATGGTCACGCCGATTTCGGCAAATGGGCGACACCCGTCAGGGTGTGGCCCATCACCCTTGCGGGGCTGGCCCGCAAGGAGCCGCGTCGGTTTCCAGTTTTTAAATAGGGTCAACCGGTGAATTTTCAAGAGGCAGACGGCCCCGTTCACGGCGGTAATGCCCGGGCGAAACGCCCATCACTTTTTTAAATAATCGCGAAAAATAATAGGGGTCGTCATAGCCCAGACGGGCGGCAATCCGGGCCAGGGTATCGTCGCTGATATCCAGCAGATAGCAGGCATGGCTGACCTTGATGCGTTGAAACGCCTGCATGGGTGTTTGCCCGGTCTGGCGTTTGTATTCACGGATAAAGTGGTAGCGTGACAATTCACTGGTGGCGCTGACCAGTTCGTCCAGATTGAGGCGGCGGGTGAGGGCGGTCTGCAGGTAGCTGTTGACCTGGTTGATGTCCAGGGAGGCATGGCGGGTGGTGTGCTGGCGGCGCATCAGCGCCGCGAAGGCCAGCAGGCTGCGCAGCAGATTGGCGGCGTAGACCAGGTGTTCCGGTTGCACCCGGGTGGCGGCGGCCAGCAATGCCTGAAATTCCTCCGCCAGACGCGAATGCACCCCCACGGTCACCCGGTTCGCCTCGGGGCTGTCCCCGGCAATTTCGTCAAAATACTGCGTGACCTCATTGCCGCCCAGATGCACCCAGTAAATGCTCCAGGGATCGCTGTCATCGGCCTGATAGTGGTGGGGCAGGCCCTCCGGCAACAGCAACAGGTCACCGGCGGTCACTGACAATGTCTGGCCGTTGACCTGCAACAGGCCTTGCCCCGCGACGCAGTAAATCAGCAGGTCGTCCGCCGGTCTGGCCCGGCGCATACGGTGTCCGCCGGCATGGGGGTAGTAGCCGACCCCGTGGGGCAGGCAGCCGCGACACAGCGGATGGGCCGCCATGTTGGCCAGCACCGCCGGGGGGATCACGGTGCGCTGGCCGCTGGCGGGCAGGGGCCAGCGGGAGGTTTCCGCCGGGTGCTGATCGGTTGTCGTTGAAGAGTTCATAAACCGCAATATAGTCCATCTTTGCTCAAAAGTGGCTATCTCTATCCGTCAGTCGCTGTGCTACAACTAAACGTATACCGACAATACTTGCGTGGAGAGCTGTCATGACCCGTCGTCTGCCCTTGCTGATCAATGGCGAATTTGTCGCCAGCCAGACCGACCAGTGGATTCCGGTAACCAACCCGGCCACCCAGGAGGTGCTGTGCGAAGCCCCGGCGGCCACCGCCGGCGAAATGGAGCAGGCCATCGCCACCGCCAAGGCCGCCTTTGCCGACTGGAAGGAAGTGCCGGTGTCCGAACGGGCACGGCTGATGCTGCGCTACCAGGCCCTGCTCAAGGAGCACCAGGAAGAAATCGCCGAAATCCTCAGCCAGGAAACCGGCAAGACCTTCGAGGATGCCAAGGGCGATGTCTGGCGCGGTATCGAAGTGGCCGAGCAGGCTGCCAACATTGCCTCGCTGATGATGGGCGAGACCGCAGGCAACGTGGCGCGCAACATCGACAGCCACTCCTGGACCCAGCCCCTGGGCGTGTGCGCGGGCATTACCCCGTTCAACTTCCCGGCCATGATTCCGCTGTGGATGTTCCCGCTGGCCATCGCCGCCGGTAACACCTTCGTACTCAAGCCCTCCGAGCAGGACCCGATGACCCCCAACCGGCTGGCCGAGCTGTTCCAGCAAGCCGGTGCTGCGCCGGGGCTGCTGCAGGTGGTCCATGGTTGTCATGGTGCAAGGTGGTTCATGGTGGCAAGGAGCAGGTGGATACCCTGCTGACTCACCCCGACATCAAGGCCGTGTCCTTCGTGGGCTCGGTGCCGGTGGGCCAGCACGTGTACCGAACCGCCACCGATCATCTGAAACGGGCCCAGTGTTTCGCCGGCGCCAAGAACCACATGGTGATCATGCCGGATGCGAAAAAAGAACAGGTGATCAGCAGTCTGGTGGGCTCCTCCTGTGGCGCGGCGGGCCAGCGTTGCATGGCCATCAGCGTGGCGGTGTTCGTGGGCGATTCCAAAGCCTGGATCGATGAACTGAAAG from Alcanivorax sp. includes the following:
- a CDS encoding AraC family ligand binding domain-containing protein, translated to MNSSTTTDQHPAETSRWPLPASGQRTVIPPAVLANMAAHPLCRGCLPHGVGYYPHAGGHRMRRARPADDLLIYCVAGQGLLQVNGQTLSVTAGDLLLLPEGLPHHYQADDSDPWSIYWVHLGGNEVTQYFDEIAGDSPEANRVTVGVHSRLAEEFQALLAAATRVQPEHLVYAANLLRSLLAFAALMRRQHTTRHASLDINQVNSYLQTALTRRLNLDELVSATSELSRYHFIREYKRQTGQTPMQAFQRIKVSHACYLLDISDDTLARIAARLGYDDPYYFSRLFKKVMGVSPGHYRRERGRLPLENSPVDPI